A region from the Leptospira venezuelensis genome encodes:
- the thiC gene encoding phosphomethylpyrimidine synthase ThiC, with protein MESNQTITPFEIPRKEIRLSNGSVYSAYTTEGPWKDGWNPSDWKAGIPKLRAEWIQKRNSGPSPVQNHSQMYFAKQGLITEEMKYVALREGMDPEFVRSEIARGRAIIPSNKNHPELEPMIIGKNFLVKINANIGNSALSSSIEEEVEKLRWSIKWGADTVMDLSTGKNIHETREWIIRNSPVPIGTVPIYQALEKVKGKAENLNLSVFLETLEEQAEQGVDYFTIHSGVLLRYIPMTSKRVTGIVSRGGSIIAKWCLAHHEENFLYTGFEEICKVMKKYGVSFSLGDGLRPGSIADANDEAQFSELRTLGELTQIAWKEDIQVMIEGPGHVPLDKIKENVDLQMEICKEAPFYTLGPLVTDIAPGYDHITSAIGAAMIGWHGTAMLCYVTPKEHLGLPDKEDVKQGVIAYKIAAHAADLAKGHPGAKERDDLLSKARFEFRWDDQFALSLDPDTAQSFHDETLPQDRMKTAHFCSMCGPHFCSMHLTQELRKYAEEKGISDEKAMEEGFKEKSEEFLNKGGTVYVSSE; from the coding sequence ATGGAATCCAATCAAACTATTACTCCATTCGAAATTCCTCGAAAAGAGATACGCTTAAGCAACGGATCCGTTTATAGCGCTTACACTACTGAAGGTCCTTGGAAAGACGGATGGAATCCTTCCGATTGGAAGGCGGGGATCCCTAAACTTAGGGCAGAATGGATCCAGAAGAGAAATTCAGGTCCTTCTCCAGTCCAAAATCATTCTCAAATGTATTTCGCAAAACAAGGATTGATAACCGAAGAAATGAAATATGTTGCGCTTCGAGAAGGTATGGATCCTGAATTTGTAAGAAGTGAGATCGCCAGGGGAAGAGCGATCATTCCTTCCAATAAAAACCATCCTGAATTAGAGCCTATGATCATCGGCAAAAACTTCTTGGTGAAAATAAATGCAAATATCGGCAACTCCGCTCTTTCTTCTTCCATCGAAGAAGAAGTGGAGAAGTTACGCTGGTCCATCAAATGGGGAGCTGATACTGTGATGGATCTTTCCACAGGAAAAAATATCCATGAAACTAGAGAATGGATTATTCGTAATTCTCCTGTCCCAATTGGTACAGTTCCGATCTATCAGGCTCTGGAAAAAGTAAAAGGTAAGGCGGAGAATTTAAATCTTTCTGTGTTTTTGGAAACTTTGGAAGAGCAAGCGGAACAGGGGGTGGATTATTTTACAATTCACTCTGGAGTTCTTCTTAGATATATTCCAATGACTTCTAAAAGAGTGACAGGTATTGTTTCTAGAGGTGGTTCCATCATTGCAAAATGGTGTCTGGCACATCACGAGGAAAATTTCCTTTACACAGGTTTTGAAGAGATCTGTAAAGTAATGAAGAAATATGGAGTTTCCTTTTCTTTGGGTGACGGATTACGTCCGGGAAGTATTGCAGATGCAAATGACGAGGCTCAATTCTCTGAATTGAGAACATTGGGAGAACTTACTCAGATCGCTTGGAAAGAAGACATCCAGGTTATGATTGAAGGTCCGGGCCATGTTCCATTGGATAAGATCAAAGAGAATGTGGATTTGCAGATGGAAATCTGTAAGGAAGCTCCATTCTATACATTAGGGCCACTAGTGACTGATATTGCACCAGGCTATGATCATATCACTTCTGCAATTGGTGCGGCGATGATCGGTTGGCATGGAACTGCAATGCTTTGTTATGTAACTCCAAAAGAACATTTAGGTCTTCCTGATAAAGAAGATGTTAAACAAGGAGTGATCGCTTATAAGATTGCTGCTCATGCGGCCGATCTTGCAAAGGGACATCCAGGCGCAAAAGAAAGAGATGATCTTTTGAGTAAGGCAAGGTTTGAGTTCAGATGGGATGATCAGTTTGCACTTTCCTTGGATCCAGACACTGCTCAGTCATTTCATGATGAGACACTTCCTCAAGATAGAATGAAAACTGCACATTTTTGTTCTATGTGCGGGCCTCATTTTTGTTCCATGCATTTGACCCAGGAGCTTAGAAAATACGCGGAAGAGAAAGGAATTTCGGACGAGAAAGCTATGGAAGAAGGATTCAAAGAAAAATCAGAAGAATTTTTGAATAAAGGTGGAACTGTCTACGTCTCCTCCGAGTAG
- a CDS encoding porin OmpL1, which translates to MVRNITKALLVFAVLCSSFGLSAKSYVTGGLGLQFDLGSLGDTIATDGLDASSSYKATATDGTTGVLPRRAIIPENRLLSLQHTTMGLISAKTSGAMTGLTLSLGYEHDFGKAFFWRVNAHYTRKVMGGDTNAKFAGQTFYDINWDYHALQVPVNVGIKMSVTEDTSFYIGAGVHYFNGGWLLQGNNRLSSVHDALSTLPASTLGRDTLLGLVADGTSPPANYEKTTFQVSGFAPNWLIGAQTKISDKGSLYMEVETLFSFKYGIGHPRSEGGASGLAPSVAYPQVLGGNQYRFGYKHEI; encoded by the coding sequence ATGGTTCGTAACATCACGAAAGCTTTGCTAGTTTTTGCCGTACTTTGTTCTTCGTTCGGCTTAAGCGCAAAGTCTTATGTAACTGGAGGCCTCGGTCTCCAATTTGACCTTGGATCATTGGGCGATACAATTGCAACTGATGGTTTGGATGCATCTAGCAGCTACAAAGCTACTGCTACAGATGGAACTACAGGAGTTCTTCCTCGTCGCGCAATCATTCCTGAAAACCGTTTGTTAAGCTTACAGCATACCACAATGGGATTGATCAGCGCTAAAACTAGCGGTGCAATGACTGGTCTTACTCTTTCCTTAGGATATGAGCACGATTTCGGAAAAGCTTTCTTCTGGAGAGTAAATGCACACTACACTCGTAAGGTTATGGGTGGAGATACTAACGCAAAATTCGCAGGACAAACCTTCTACGATATCAATTGGGATTACCATGCACTTCAAGTTCCAGTGAACGTAGGTATCAAAATGTCTGTTACTGAAGATACATCTTTCTATATTGGAGCTGGGGTTCACTACTTCAATGGTGGATGGTTACTACAAGGAAACAATCGTTTGAGTTCTGTTCACGATGCATTGTCGACTTTACCAGCTTCTACACTGGGTAGAGATACATTATTAGGACTTGTAGCTGATGGAACTAGTCCTCCTGCAAACTATGAAAAAACTACCTTCCAAGTTTCCGGATTCGCTCCAAACTGGTTGATCGGTGCTCAAACTAAAATTTCCGATAAAGGTTCTCTATATATGGAAGTTGAGACTCTATTCTCCTTCAAATATGGTATCGGTCACCCAAGATCAGAAGGTGGTGCATCAGGTTTAGCGCCTTCTGTTGCTTATCCTCAAGTTCTTGGTGGAAACCAGTACAGATTTGGATACAAACACGAAATCTAA
- a CDS encoding porin OmpL1, protein MKQIAKRTIATLLLLLPGIYLEAKSYVMGSAGLQFDLGELGSTISTDGLDSSTNYKATATDGTTGVLPRRAVIAENRLLTLQHSSNGLISAKTNGGMTGLTLSLGYEQDFGKVFFWRINAHYTRKIMGGDTSAKFASQSFYHMTWDYNAIQIPVNVGIKLSVSEDAAIYIGAGVHYFKGGWSLAGNNRLNDLHETLVNAGITDTTVLGLVEDGTAPSANWENTKFNVSGIAPNWLIGAQARISDKGHIYMEMETLFSFQYGIAHPRSEGGAVGLAPSVAYPQVLGGTQYRFGYKHEI, encoded by the coding sequence ATGAAACAAATTGCCAAAAGAACGATTGCAACACTTCTTCTGCTTTTACCAGGAATTTATCTAGAAGCAAAGTCATACGTTATGGGAAGTGCTGGATTACAATTCGATCTAGGAGAGTTGGGAAGCACAATCTCCACTGATGGTTTGGATTCTTCGACCAACTACAAAGCTACTGCTACAGATGGAACTACAGGAGTTCTTCCGCGTCGAGCAGTCATCGCAGAAAATCGCCTACTCACATTACAACATTCTTCCAACGGACTCATCAGCGCTAAAACAAACGGAGGTATGACCGGCCTTACTCTATCTTTAGGATACGAACAAGATTTTGGAAAGGTTTTCTTCTGGAGGATAAACGCACATTATACTCGAAAGATTATGGGGGGAGATACAAGTGCAAAATTTGCAAGCCAATCTTTCTATCATATGACCTGGGACTATAATGCTATCCAAATCCCTGTCAATGTGGGGATCAAACTTTCGGTTTCAGAAGACGCTGCCATTTATATCGGTGCAGGAGTTCATTACTTCAAAGGTGGATGGAGTTTAGCTGGTAATAACCGCTTGAATGATTTGCATGAGACCTTAGTCAATGCCGGTATTACAGATACCACCGTTCTAGGCTTAGTTGAAGATGGAACGGCCCCTTCTGCGAATTGGGAAAACACTAAATTTAATGTCTCTGGTATTGCACCGAATTGGTTAATAGGTGCACAAGCAAGAATATCAGATAAAGGTCATATATACATGGAAATGGAAACTTTGTTTTCCTTTCAGTATGGAATTGCCCATCCGAGATCCGAAGGAGGAGCTGTAGGCTTGGCGCCAAGCGTCGCCTATCCTCAAGTTTTAGGTGGAACCCAATATAGATTCGGCTATAAACATGAGATCTGA
- a CDS encoding protein-L-isoaspartate O-methyltransferase family protein, giving the protein MENPDLGFVSRFDDAETVLLRERMVRTQISERGIKDPNLLSAFLKVPRHIFLPEKFREYSYADKAVPIGEEQTISQPYIVAYIADQLKVRSGDIILEIGTGSGYLAAILDLLGAKLLSLEIVPELYQRALGVLEDWSPGFTKRNKILLGDALLILSRTKGKFSKFVSSACFPKIPGPRSFLFESLPEEGLAVLPVEWKEDTQLLLTLRKRQNRFEETNRLPVKFVPLLGRTDLV; this is encoded by the coding sequence ATGGAAAATCCTGATTTAGGCTTTGTCTCCAGGTTTGATGATGCCGAGACAGTTCTCTTAAGAGAGAGGATGGTCCGAACCCAAATTTCCGAAAGAGGGATCAAGGATCCGAACTTACTTTCCGCTTTTCTAAAAGTTCCCAGGCATATCTTCCTCCCTGAAAAATTTAGAGAATATTCTTACGCAGACAAAGCAGTTCCGATCGGGGAAGAACAAACAATTTCCCAGCCGTATATAGTCGCATACATTGCCGATCAACTGAAGGTAAGATCTGGAGATATAATTTTAGAAATAGGCACAGGTTCCGGATATTTGGCCGCTATTCTGGATTTGTTAGGAGCAAAACTTTTATCCTTGGAAATTGTGCCTGAATTGTATCAAAGAGCGCTGGGAGTTTTGGAAGATTGGTCTCCCGGATTTACAAAAAGAAATAAGATCTTATTAGGAGACGCGTTACTTATCCTTTCGCGAACAAAAGGAAAATTTTCCAAATTTGTATCCTCTGCTTGTTTTCCAAAAATCCCAGGACCAAGAAGTTTCCTGTTCGAATCTCTTCCGGAAGAAGGACTTGCGGTGCTTCCGGTAGAATGGAAAGAAGATACTCAACTACTCCTCACTCTTAGAAAAAGACAAAATCGATTTGAGGAAACAAACAGGTTGCCTGTGAAGTTCGTACCACTATTAGGAAGAACGGACTTGGTTTAA